In Deltaproteobacteria bacterium, the following proteins share a genomic window:
- a CDS encoding CoA transferase, whose translation MSENLPLSGVRIADFTWVWAGPFATMQLAHLGAEVIRIESQNRVCVTRRIPPFAEGQPGVNRSGYFNQFNQGKKSVSLNLKDPQALEIAKKLVAASDVVTENFAAGVMDKMGLGYEVMRKIKPNIIMISMSGYGAVGPESPYVSYGPAQAPLSGLSSLTGFPDFPPMHVGFSYGDPNGGLHGSFAVLAALMHRERTGEGQYIDLSQLESSIAVIGEGLLAYTMNGVPPPRIGNRDPYVSPHGLFHCQGEDRWVSIVVANEDEWQKFCQAIGQPGLATDSRFSSLDARKKNEDALEALVTAWTEAQTAEEATRKLQAAGVAAYPAVTNKELAEDPHLQQRRFFVELPHPEVGVRRHAGVPWVFSDTPCNVRTPAPCTGQDTDDVLHRVLGYSTEEIAAFRAKGALT comes from the coding sequence ATGTCTGAAAACTTACCATTATCAGGAGTACGAATCGCCGATTTCACCTGGGTGTGGGCTGGACCGTTTGCCACGATGCAATTGGCCCATCTTGGTGCTGAGGTCATTCGCATTGAGTCACAGAATCGCGTCTGTGTCACGCGCCGGATTCCACCGTTCGCCGAAGGGCAACCGGGAGTGAATCGCAGTGGCTACTTCAATCAGTTTAACCAAGGCAAAAAGTCGGTCTCCTTGAACCTGAAAGACCCGCAAGCTTTGGAGATCGCAAAGAAGCTGGTTGCTGCCAGTGACGTTGTCACGGAAAACTTTGCAGCTGGTGTGATGGACAAGATGGGCTTGGGGTACGAAGTTATGCGTAAGATCAAGCCCAATATCATCATGATCTCAATGTCCGGCTACGGTGCGGTTGGACCGGAAAGTCCCTACGTATCGTACGGGCCAGCTCAGGCTCCATTGAGCGGCTTGTCTTCGCTCACGGGGTTTCCTGATTTTCCGCCCATGCATGTTGGCTTCTCGTATGGTGACCCAAACGGCGGCTTGCATGGTTCCTTTGCCGTGCTCGCCGCACTGATGCATCGCGAACGCACGGGCGAAGGACAATATATTGATCTCTCGCAGTTAGAATCTTCCATTGCGGTGATCGGTGAAGGGCTGCTGGCATATACGATGAATGGGGTACCACCGCCGCGTATTGGCAACCGCGATCCGTATGTGTCTCCTCATGGATTGTTCCACTGTCAGGGCGAAGATCGTTGGGTCAGTATTGTTGTCGCTAATGAAGATGAGTGGCAGAAATTTTGTCAGGCCATTGGTCAGCCAGGACTTGCAACGGATTCTCGCTTCTCCTCCCTTGATGCGCGCAAAAAGAACGAAGACGCCCTGGAAGCTCTCGTGACGGCGTGGACTGAGGCCCAAACTGCCGAAGAAGCGACTCGCAAATTGCAGGCGGCTGGGGTTGCTGCCTATCCTGCGGTGACCAACAAGGAGTTAGCGGAAGACCCGCATTTGCAACAGCGAAGATTCTTCGTCGAATTGCCGCATCCAGAGGTCGGCGTGCGCCGGCATGCTGGGGTGCCCTGGGTATTCTCTGACACCCCATGCAATGTGCGAACACCAGCCCCCTGTACTGGACAGGATACCGACGACGTACTGCACCGCGTGTTAGGATATTCAACTGAGGAAATTGCTGCGTTCCGAGCAAAGGGGGCGTTGACCTAA
- a CDS encoding CoA transferase has translation MANTQPPTPNPQSSGPLHGIRVIECGNMVSAPYAAKLMADLGAEVIKIESPSGDASRRRGPYPGNVPHPEKSGTFLYLNTNKLGVTLNLEAPKGQEIFHRLVKDADLVIHNYHPTRMASVGMDYDTLRQVNPRVVMTSITPFGLTGPNRDLHAQELTMWSAGGIVYLGGVSGRPDMPPLKTFGHQAGFQGGVNAANGSLAALFGRFRSGKGQHVDVSVQECLVAIMENNYISWPYDHSVASRLGFRLIPQDVFQCRDGFIYFLAIEDHQWKGAVELMGNPEWAAMDIFQDFPSRSGNWDVLKSLLDEWMADKSAQEVYHAAQARRVPFAPVSTMGDLINSKHLNARGFFVEIAHPQTGELTYPGAPYRFSVTPWALRRPAPCLGQHNSEVYGRLGLSQGEMETLKQQGTI, from the coding sequence ATGGCTAATACCCAACCTCCAACCCCTAACCCCCAATCTTCAGGGCCGCTCCATGGTATTCGTGTTATCGAGTGCGGTAACATGGTGTCAGCACCCTATGCCGCAAAGTTGATGGCTGATCTCGGAGCGGAGGTCATCAAGATTGAGTCTCCGAGTGGCGATGCGTCGCGTCGGCGTGGACCGTACCCTGGTAACGTTCCACATCCAGAAAAAAGTGGTACCTTTCTGTATCTCAATACCAACAAACTTGGAGTGACACTCAATCTCGAGGCGCCGAAAGGCCAAGAGATTTTTCACCGCTTGGTGAAAGATGCTGACCTGGTGATTCATAACTATCATCCGACCCGTATGGCCTCGGTGGGGATGGATTATGACACCTTGCGTCAGGTGAACCCACGGGTAGTGATGACGTCAATCACGCCGTTTGGACTGACGGGGCCAAACCGCGACCTCCATGCCCAAGAGCTGACCATGTGGAGCGCTGGTGGCATTGTCTACCTTGGTGGGGTGTCCGGTCGTCCTGATATGCCACCACTGAAAACCTTTGGCCATCAAGCGGGCTTCCAAGGCGGAGTGAATGCTGCCAATGGGTCGTTAGCGGCTCTCTTTGGTCGCTTTCGTTCCGGCAAGGGCCAGCATGTTGACGTTTCCGTGCAAGAATGTCTCGTGGCGATTATGGAGAATAACTATATCTCCTGGCCGTATGATCATAGTGTCGCGTCGCGTCTTGGCTTTCGCCTGATCCCGCAAGATGTGTTTCAGTGCCGCGATGGATTCATTTATTTCTTAGCAATTGAAGATCATCAGTGGAAAGGGGCAGTCGAGTTGATGGGCAATCCTGAATGGGCAGCGATGGACATCTTTCAAGATTTCCCGTCGCGCTCAGGTAACTGGGATGTGCTGAAATCACTTCTTGATGAATGGATGGCCGACAAATCCGCGCAGGAAGTCTACCACGCGGCGCAGGCTCGCCGGGTGCCGTTTGCGCCGGTATCGACAATGGGGGATCTGATCAACTCGAAACACCTCAATGCCCGTGGCTTCTTCGTGGAAATTGCTCATCCTCAGACTGGGGAATTGACATATCCTGGAGCGCCCTATCGTTTTTCTGTTACGCCGTGGGCATTGCGTCGACCAGCGCCGTGCCTCGGACAACATAACAGTGAGGTATATGGGCGGCTTGGGTTGTCACAGGGGGAGATGGAGACGCTGAAACAACAAGGAACCATTTAG
- a CDS encoding sulfurtransferase — protein sequence MVSEIRSRDLKARLDKGDQPVLLDVREPEEVAIVQLPGAVHIPMGEIPGRVHELDPDKEIIVYCHHGVRSLRVAQFLAQRDFTKVANLAGGIDAWALEVEPGMARY from the coding sequence ATGGTGAGTGAGATTCGTTCCCGAGACTTAAAGGCGCGACTCGACAAAGGGGATCAGCCTGTTTTGCTTGATGTTCGTGAACCAGAAGAAGTCGCGATTGTACAACTGCCTGGCGCGGTGCATATTCCGATGGGTGAAATTCCTGGGCGCGTGCATGAACTCGATCCTGACAAGGAAATTATTGTGTATTGTCATCATGGCGTGCGCAGCTTACGTGTTGCGCAGTTCCTGGCCCAGCGTGATTTTACCAAAGTGGCAAATCTGGCTGGTGGCATCGACGCGTGGGCGCTTGAGGTCGAGCCGGGAATGGCACGGTACTAA
- a CDS encoding carboxymuconolactone decarboxylase family protein — protein sequence MAESERWQKGAAKMKELFGREPQPGQMQEDFLKITVENLFGDVWGRPGLELRERSMITVAALTVLARERELKVHLRGALNAGISRDKINEIMIHLAHYGGWPTGVNGLRIAKELFDEIDAKK from the coding sequence ATGGCAGAATCAGAACGCTGGCAAAAAGGGGCGGCAAAGATGAAGGAACTCTTTGGCCGTGAACCGCAGCCCGGACAAATGCAGGAAGATTTCCTCAAGATCACGGTTGAGAACTTGTTTGGCGACGTTTGGGGTCGGCCAGGCTTGGAACTGCGTGAACGATCGATGATCACTGTCGCTGCACTGACAGTGCTGGCGCGCGAACGTGAGTTGAAAGTCCATCTTCGCGGGGCACTCAATGCTGGCATCAGCCGCGACAAGATCAACGAGATCATGATTCACCTCGCGCATTACGGCGGCTGGCCGACCGGTGTGAACGGCTTGCGTATCGCGAAAGAACTGTTTGATGAGATTGATGCGAAGAAGTAA